ACGAAAACATGCCGCTGTCGCCGGGGATGCTGTGCCGGGCGCTGCAACATTCGCTCAAATCCCTCGATATCCATCTGCGTGCGCGCCTGACCCTGCTGAAAAAATTCGAACAGCTGTTCGCGGCCAAGCTCGATGGTCTCTACCGCGCCTGTAACCAGGTGCTGATCGACAACGGTGTGCTGCCCTCGCTGAAAGACCCGCTGTTACAGCAACGGCGAAATGACGGCCGCGGTTCGACGGAGACAGTCACCGGGCCGGCCGCGGGGGCGAGCCCCGACCTTCCCGGCGGGATCCCCGGAAGCCCACTCCCGCCTCAGCCGACCAGCGGCCACCCGGTCGGCGCCAATCCAATTTCCGCGGCGTTCCCCGGGGTGGCACCCGTGGGGGCGGGGGCCGCGGGTGCAGGCTCCGTGGGTGCAGGTGCCGCAGGTACAGGCGCGCCCACAGGCCCCGCCATGGCGGCGCCGGGCAGCGCCGCGGGCAATCCCGGTAGTGGCGGCTATGGCCTGTTGCCCCCCGGTGTCGGCGTGGCCCCGATGGCAACGCCGGACCTGCTGCAGCATCTGGGGGCAATGCAGTCTCTGCCGCTGCAGGCCGCCTCTGTGGGGCAGGTACTGGACGTCAATCGCCTGCTGCAGCAACGCCTGGTCGAAGCGCGGCAGGGCGCGTCGCTGCAGGAGCTGGATACCGAAGTCATTCGCATGGTGGATATGCTGTTTACCTTCATGCTGGAGGACCGCAATCTGGCCGAGCCGATCAAGGTTCAGCTGATCCGCCTGCAGTTGCCGCTGCTCAAGCTCGGTGTCGCCGACAAGGCGTTTTTCACCAAGAGCGGCCACCCGGCGCGCAAACTGTTCAATACCCTCGCCGACGCTGCGATTGGCTGGCAGCCCGGGGAGAACTATCAGGAGGAGCCCTTCTACCGCGAGGTTTGCGACATCGTCGAGCAGGTACTGCAGGGCTTCGACAGTGACGAGGATATCTTTACCCGGCTGCTGCGCGATTTCGAAGAGTATGTGACCCGCGAGCACCGCCGCGCGCAGGTGATGCAGCGCCGCACCGTCGACGAGGCCGAGGGCCACGCCCGGGTCGAAGCGGCGCGCGCGCGCGTAGCGGCGGTCTTCGATGCGCTGACGGCGGAACGCAAGCTGCCGCGCGTGGTGCAGGAATGGTTGGGGCGCGTGTGGGACAGTGTGTTGTTTCGCACCTGCCTGAAAGAGGGCACCAGCAGTGAAGGCTGGCGCCGGGCCGTGCTGACGGCACGGGACCTGGTGTGGAGTGTGGTGGCGCCGATGCCCGAGAGCCGCTTCAAAATGCAGCAGTTGCTGCCGGGGCTGCGCAAGCGCCTGAATCAGGGCGCGGAATCCCTGGCCATCGGTGTCGCCGAGCGCCGCCGCCTGCTGGCAGGGCTGGACCAGCTGTATCGCGAGCGCCAGGCCCTGGGCGCGCGGGTGGAATCCGAGCGCGAGCGCCGCACCCGCGAGCGCCTCGTGCAGGAACTGCGCCGCGAGGCAGATAGCATCCTGGCGATTCCGGAGGTTGATCAGGCCCCGGCTCCAGAGGTTGCCCAGGCCCCGACTCCAGAGGTTGCGCAGACGCCGGCGGATTCCGCTGTGGAAACGGAGGCGAGCGACACCGGCGACCCGGTCGACCTGCAGGAGCCGCCGCAGCCACCGGCGGCGCCGGTAGCGGAAATCGACGTGGACCTGCCCGCGGTGGAAACACTGCAACAGGTGGCGCAGGCCGCACCGCTGGCTGCCGCCAACGCGCCGCCGGCGGGTTGCGATGACTTCTGGCGCCAGACGTACCACCTGAAAGACAGCTGGTTTATGCAGCAGGTTGCGGACAAGCCGCCGGTGCGCTGTCACCTGG
This region of Microbulbifer sp. SAOS-129_SWC genomic DNA includes:
- a CDS encoding DUF1631 family protein, translated to MDTQDFPKVVAFSGNAKRGGNAADTPARPLPKPVAAVRDSACSWLFARMKEVFTGVDDALFASAEKVHHQDEQDGLFHALRLLRLERGRITERFINAVRDGFHNIEKEPRSVDSDDTDAGSGLALLDDEDLEQQVALKTIIVAVKRDFASPIAELALRLDTLLPQKVYDENMPLSPGMLCRALQHSLKSLDIHLRARLTLLKKFEQLFAAKLDGLYRACNQVLIDNGVLPSLKDPLLQQRRNDGRGSTETVTGPAAGASPDLPGGIPGSPLPPQPTSGHPVGANPISAAFPGVAPVGAGAAGAGSVGAGAAGTGAPTGPAMAAPGSAAGNPGSGGYGLLPPGVGVAPMATPDLLQHLGAMQSLPLQAASVGQVLDVNRLLQQRLVEARQGASLQELDTEVIRMVDMLFTFMLEDRNLAEPIKVQLIRLQLPLLKLGVADKAFFTKSGHPARKLFNTLADAAIGWQPGENYQEEPFYREVCDIVEQVLQGFDSDEDIFTRLLRDFEEYVTREHRRAQVMQRRTVDEAEGHARVEAARARVAAVFDALTAERKLPRVVQEWLGRVWDSVLFRTCLKEGTSSEGWRRAVLTARDLVWSVVAPMPESRFKMQQLLPGLRKRLNQGAESLAIGVAERRRLLAGLDQLYRERQALGARVESERERRTRERLVQELRREADSILAIPEVDQAPAPEVAQAPTPEVAQTPADSAVETEASDTGDPVDLQEPPQPPAAPVAEIDVDLPAVETLQQVAQAAPLAAANAPPAGCDDFWRQTYHLKDSWFMQQVADKPPVRCHLAAIIRDLDQFMFVNRRGAKVTAYSRAELARALRDGEMRPLEQGPLFDRALKWLVESAGEMAIAVSVSAEEGEA